A segment of the Acidobacteriota bacterium genome:
CGGGAAGGCCACCGGGTGCACACCTACGAAGACGGCGCCCAGGCCTGGGACCAATTCCAGCAGCAGCTGCCGGACCTGGTGATCTTGGACATCCTGATGCCGCAGATGGACGGGCTGGAGCTGTGCCGGCGGCTGCGGGCAGCCTCCGACGCCCTGCCCATCATCTTCCTCACCTCCAAGGACGACGAGTTCGACCGCGTCCTGGGGCTCGAGCTAGGAGCCGACGACTATCTGTGCAAACCCTTCTCCATCCGCGAGCTGGTAGCGCGGGTGCGGGTGTTGTTGCGGCGCCTGGCGCTGCTCCGCCGGCCGCCGGAGGCGAGCGCCGAAGAGCTGCTGGAGGTCGGCCCTCTGGAGCTCGACCAACAACGCTACACCGTGCGCTGGAACCAGCAGCCGGTGCAGCTGACGGTCACCGAATTCCTCCTCCTCCGCGCCCTGGCTCGCCGCCCCGGCCACGTCAAGACTCGCCAGCAGCTCATCGTCGAGGCCTATCCCCACGACACTTACGTCAGCGAGCGCACCATCGACAGCCACGTCAAACGGCTGCGCAAGAAGTTCCACCACGTCGACCCGGACTTCGACGACATCGAGACCGTCTACGGCCTTGGCTATCGCTATCGCCACTGATTCCTTGGCTTTGCTGAGATCCCTGGGGCATCGAGTCCTGCGACTGGTGTCGCGCATCTGGATTCGCCTGCTGGCCTTCAACGTGCTGCTGGTCTTCCTGCCGGCGGCGGGGCTGCTCTACCTCTCCAGCTACGAGGAGCAACTGCTGGCGGGGCAGGAATCCGCCATGGTCCAGGAAGGCCGCATGCTGGCGGCGGCCCTTTCGGAGCTGGGCGTCGCCGGCCTGGAGAGCGAAGACCCCGCCGCCGAGGGCGGCCTGCTGCGTCTCGAAGCCCAACGCACCATGGCCCAACTCAATCGCCGTAGCGCCTCGCGGCTGCGCATTCTCAACCAGCACGGGGAGCTGCTGGCGGACTCCGCTCAATACGGCCCCCGGCGCGAGCCGGGAGAATCCCGCGACGAGAGCTACCTCGAGCCCGAGGGCCGCACCAGCTGGCTGTACCGCCTGGGCACCGGTCTCTACCGCCTAGCGGACCTGGTTCTCGACGCGCCCCAGCCGCCACCGGCGACCCCGGAGGACGAAAGCGACGTCCACTGGCTCGAACGTCCGGAGATTCGCAACGCCCTGGAGGGCCAGTACGGCGCCGCCAGCCGCCCGACGCCGGGCCAGCGCTCGCTGACCCTGCACTCGGCGCTGCCCATCCGCGACGGTCCGGAAGTGGTCGGGGTGGTGCTGGTCTCCCGCTCCACCTACCGCATCCTCCAGGATCTCTACGAAATGCGCCTACGGATCTTCCAGGTGATCCTGGCCTCGGTGCTGGCGGCGGTGATCCTCAGCCTGCTGGTGGCCACCACCATCGTCCGCCCCCTGCGCCGCCTGCAGCGCCAGGCCAGCGCCCTCATCGACCGCCGCGGCCGCCTCCAGGGCGCCTTCTCCGGATCCCGCCGTCCGGACGAAATCGGTGACCTGGCCCGCGCCCTGGAGCAGCTCAGCCACCGCCTGGCGGAGCACATCGGCTTCATCGAAGCCTTCGCCGCCGACGTCTCTCATGCGTTCAAGAATCCTCTGGCATCGATCCGCGTCGCCGCCGAGACCCTGGAAGACGTCGAGGATGAAGCCTCCCGTCGCCGCTTCGTAGAGATGATCCAGCACCAGGTGGCCCGCACGGAGCGCCTC
Coding sequences within it:
- a CDS encoding response regulator transcription factor; the protein is METSVSYSIAVVDDESNICETVGFALQREGHRVHTYEDGAQAWDQFQQQLPDLVILDILMPQMDGLELCRRLRAASDALPIIFLTSKDDEFDRVLGLELGADDYLCKPFSIRELVARVRVLLRRLALLRRPPEASAEELLEVGPLELDQQRYTVRWNQQPVQLTVTEFLLLRALARRPGHVKTRQQLIVEAYPHDTYVSERTIDSHVKRLRKKFHHVDPDFDDIETVYGLGYRYRH
- a CDS encoding ATP-binding protein, with the translated sequence MALLRSLGHRVLRLVSRIWIRLLAFNVLLVFLPAAGLLYLSSYEEQLLAGQESAMVQEGRMLAAALSELGVAGLESEDPAAEGGLLRLEAQRTMAQLNRRSASRLRILNQHGELLADSAQYGPRREPGESRDESYLEPEGRTSWLYRLGTGLYRLADLVLDAPQPPPATPEDESDVHWLERPEIRNALEGQYGAASRPTPGQRSLTLHSALPIRDGPEVVGVVLVSRSTYRILQDLYEMRLRIFQVILASVLAAVILSLLVATTIVRPLRRLQRQASALIDRRGRLQGAFSGSRRPDEIGDLARALEQLSHRLAEHIGFIEAFAADVSHAFKNPLASIRVAAETLEDVEDEASRRRFVEMIQHQVARTERLLTAARELTHLDAQLEQEERAPVSLGPLVRELCEGYRLRGEERKVQFDLRLPTSPVVVQATEERLAQVLENLLDNALGFSPEGGTVTVTLSTEGESAILEIADQGPGIPEAHLEKIFTRFFSYRPPEAAGTPDRWGHTGLGLAVVRAIVEAYGGTVTAHNHPSSDQATGAVMRMRMPRVGDGVG